From Hallerella porci:
CGTCGAGCGGATAAATTTCTGCTCGTTTTCGTAAAGCGCTGGCGTTATAAATTTCCAAATCTGGTAAGCGATATATGGAAAGCAAATGATCACATCAAAAAGAAGTGAAAGCTTGAGCTGCAAAAAGAAAACTTCCATCGGAGAAAAATAATGCAGCGGCGTTTGACATTCTTCGACAATGCGCGCAGTCAAAAAATCAAGCGCATAAGGCGAACAAAGAAACATCGGAACAAGTCCAATGCCAAGCGCTGCAAGGGACTTGATTAAAACAGAGCGCAGAGCCTCTAGGTGGTAAACTAGAGTTTGCGTTTTGTCGTTAAAGTTTTCCGATGAATCTTGTTTCATTAGGCACTCTTTGTGGAATCGTTTGTGTCAACTTTTGCTGAATCTTTTGCTGCCGATTCGCCCGCTTTGTCGACAGTTTTTTCTAAGTCGGCAGCTTCTTTTTCAAGCGCATCCTTTGCCTTTTTGTATTCGTATTTGGCTTTGCCAAGCGAACGCGCAAGTTCTGGAATGCGTTTTGCTCCAAAGAGCAGTAACACGACGACTGCGATTAAAATGATTTCTGGAATTCCAAGCGACATAATGCCTCCTTTAAATTTCAATCAAGTGGTAGTTGCGATTTCCCATCTTGAGATTTTCCATCGCGGTTAACTGGTGTAATCCTTCGCGACTTTCGATGCGTTCCTTTAAATCGTGAAGTTCATTTTCGGGAAGTTTATACACCATATCGATGCTAGCTTGGTCAACCGCCAAAATGTCGGTCGAAGCTAAAATCCCGATATCGCGTGCGGTAGGTTCAGCAGCGGCAACACCTGCGCAGTCGCAGTCGACAGACATGCGGCGAAGCACATTGATAAAGCACATCTTGCCCTTGAAAAAGTCACAAGTGGCTTTAGCGCTATCCGCCATCGTTTCCATGAAGAGTGCGCCCGTTGTTTTCCAGCCGGCTTCTCCGCCAGCTTTTATTTTGGTGGGACCGTTTTTCACATATTCGTGAATCATCTTTTTGCCAAGTTGTCCGCCCGCGCAACCGATTGCGATGTTTTTCATGGAGCCGCCAAAACCGCCCATGGCATGCCCCTTAAAATGTGTGAGCACAATCATTGAATCGTAATTCAGCATGTGCTTTCCGACAGCCATTTACTTGAAGATTTTTCCGTCCTTCACAGGAATCATCGTTTCGCCATCTTCGTCCATGATGTCGACCGGGCAAAAAGTCCAGCCGTTCACTTTCAAGGTTTCGCGGTGGTCTTTGGTCGTGTAGCGGTCGCCTTTATACCAAGTGTTTGTTTCGACGATTGCACTGTTGGGGACTTGCGCCTGGAATTGTTTTACCCAATCGCGCGGCAAAATATTTGGCCCATGCTGTTCGCCGGTGTGTAACTTGATTGCCACTTTTCCAGAAATATTCTGGTTCACTTTTTCGTAGAGTTTGATGAGTGTTTCTGCATCGAGTTTATTTGAAAAATAAACGTTAGACACCGTGTTTCCCTTGATGTTTGAAACAGCGGCTTCGGCTGTCTTTGCGATGAGTCCGTTAAAAATGGCGCTTCCTGCAAGGACTCCGACCGAAGTCTTTAAAAAATCTCTGCGATCCATAATGCAATCCCTTAATTGTGAATTTTAACGCTTGCAGGAATTTCTTTGCGGACTTTGTAATCGTCAAACATCATTTTGAGTGCCCACGCAAGCGTAATGAACGCCGACATCGAAACGCCAATCGTTGCAATTTCATGCATCATCGTCTCGATGCCTTCGGGAGTTTGCGCCGCCGTAAAGAACGGATACGAAAGCATGAGTTCGCCATTCATAATGTGATCGATGATGAGAGCGCCTGTCGTTACCCAAAGCCATGTGGCAAGCACTTTTAACTTTTGGTAGAACGGCTTT
This genomic window contains:
- a CDS encoding Sec-independent protein translocase subunit TatA/TatB, whose amino-acid sequence is MSLGIPEIILIAVVVLLLFGAKRIPELARSLGKAKYEYKKAKDALEKEAADLEKTVDKAGESAAKDSAKVDTNDSTKSA